One segment of Aulosira sp. FACHB-615 DNA contains the following:
- a CDS encoding heme oxygenase (biliverdin-producing) — MSSNLASKLRVGTKKAHTMAENVGFVKCFLKGVVEKSSYRKLVANFYFVYSAMEEEMEKHRQHPIVSKINFPQLHRKRTLEQDLSYYYGANWREQIKLSPAGEAYVQRIREISATEPELLIAHSYTRYLGDLSGGQILKNIAVTAMNLSDGQGTAFYEFAEIPDEKGFKAKYRQTLDELPIDDATGDRIVDEANAAFGTNMKMFQELEGNLIKAIGMMLYNSLTRRKTRGSTELATAE; from the coding sequence ATGAGCAGCAATTTAGCCAGCAAGTTACGTGTCGGCACAAAAAAAGCCCACACGATGGCAGAAAATGTAGGTTTTGTCAAGTGCTTTTTAAAAGGAGTGGTAGAAAAAAGTTCCTACCGGAAATTAGTGGCTAACTTTTACTTCGTCTACTCGGCAATGGAAGAGGAGATGGAAAAGCATCGCCAACACCCCATCGTTTCTAAAATTAATTTCCCCCAACTGCACCGCAAGCGGACTTTAGAGCAAGACTTAAGCTACTATTACGGTGCTAACTGGCGCGAACAAATCAAACTATCGCCAGCCGGGGAAGCTTATGTGCAACGCATCCGCGAAATTTCCGCAACCGAACCAGAATTATTAATTGCTCATTCTTACACTCGTTACTTGGGTGACTTATCCGGGGGACAAATTCTCAAGAACATTGCCGTGACAGCAATGAATTTGAGCGATGGACAAGGAACCGCCTTTTATGAATTTGCCGAAATTCCTGATGAGAAGGGATTTAAAGCTAAGTATCGTCAAACATTAGACGAACTACCCATTGATGATGCCACAGGCGATCGCATCGTGGATGAAGCCAATGCAGCCTTTGGGACGAATATGAAAATGTTCCAAGAATTAGAAGGCAACTTAATCAAAGCGATCGGTATGATGTTGTACAACAGCCTCACCCGCCGCAAGACACGCGGTAGCACTGAACTAGCTACGGCTGAGTAA
- the glmM gene encoding phosphoglucosamine mutase translates to MVSSITRTQGNIQGLAVVESNHGETELNKNLAFSLIPLPATPLFGTDGIRGKVGELLNAPLALQIGFWTGVVLRNYAGETRPVILGQDSRNSSDMLAMALSAGLTAAGIEVWYLGLCPTPCVSYLTSMSEAIGGVMISASHNPPEDNGIKVFGADGGKLPQALQAEIEAGLRGKLPVTGGMNCGRHYSRQQLVSDYSQALKQPLQREGNLQGMKIVLDLAWGAAVGLAPQVFREMGAEIICLHNAADGDRINVDCGSTHLDILQAAVQEHQADVGFAFDGDADRVLAVDNTGRQVNGDYILYLWGRHLQQQQQLPDNLIVSTVMANLGFERAWQQQGGKLIRTAVGDQYVQAEMLRTGGMLGGEQSGHILCRHYGLTGDGLLTALHIANLVKQTGVSLGELVDQSFQTYPQLLKNVRVVDRDRRLAWQECQPVQDAIALAETAMGNTGRILVRASGTEPVIRVMVEAADAELAQHWTNELVAKVQQHLA, encoded by the coding sequence ATGGTGTCATCAATAACTCGAACTCAAGGCAACATCCAAGGTCTTGCGGTTGTAGAATCTAATCATGGAGAAACGGAACTGAACAAAAATTTGGCGTTTAGTTTGATACCATTACCAGCGACTCCCCTGTTTGGGACAGATGGGATTCGGGGTAAGGTAGGAGAATTACTGAATGCGCCTTTGGCTTTACAAATAGGTTTCTGGACAGGTGTAGTTTTACGGAATTATGCAGGTGAAACAAGACCAGTAATTCTGGGACAAGATTCGCGCAACTCTAGCGATATGTTGGCAATGGCTTTGAGTGCGGGGTTAACAGCCGCAGGCATCGAAGTTTGGTATTTGGGCTTATGTCCTACTCCTTGCGTTTCCTATCTTACCAGCATGAGTGAAGCGATCGGCGGCGTGATGATTTCTGCCAGTCACAACCCACCGGAAGACAACGGGATTAAAGTTTTTGGTGCCGATGGAGGGAAGTTACCACAAGCATTACAAGCAGAAATTGAAGCTGGATTGCGTGGTAAATTGCCAGTTACAGGCGGGATGAATTGCGGTAGACATTATTCTCGGCAGCAGTTAGTGAGTGATTATAGCCAAGCTTTAAAACAACCATTGCAGCGTGAGGGAAATCTGCAAGGAATGAAGATTGTTTTAGACTTGGCTTGGGGTGCAGCCGTTGGTTTAGCACCACAAGTATTTAGGGAAATGGGCGCAGAAATTATCTGCTTACATAATGCCGCAGATGGCGATCGCATCAACGTTGATTGTGGTTCTACTCACCTGGATATTTTGCAAGCCGCCGTTCAAGAACATCAAGCTGATGTAGGTTTTGCCTTTGATGGTGATGCTGATCGCGTGTTAGCTGTAGATAATACAGGTAGACAAGTCAATGGCGACTATATTCTTTATTTGTGGGGTCGTCATTTGCAACAACAGCAACAACTCCCCGATAACCTGATAGTTTCCACCGTCATGGCAAACTTAGGGTTTGAACGCGCTTGGCAACAACAAGGTGGTAAATTGATTCGTACCGCCGTTGGTGATCAATATGTGCAAGCCGAAATGTTGCGGACTGGTGGAATGCTAGGCGGCGAACAATCTGGTCATATTTTGTGTAGACACTATGGCTTGACTGGCGATGGTTTATTAACCGCCTTGCATATAGCCAACTTAGTCAAACAAACTGGTGTTTCCTTGGGTGAATTAGTTGACCAAAGCTTCCAGACTTATCCCCAATTATTAAAGAATGTCAGAGTTGTAGACCGCGATCGCCGTTTGGCTTGGCAAGAATGTCAACCTGTTCAAGATGCGATCGCTCTCGCCGAAACCGCAATGGGTAATACTGGTAGAATCTTAGTCCGCGCCTCCGGTACAGAACCAGTCATTAGAGTCATGGTGGAAGCGGCTGATGCGGAACTCGCCCAACATTGGACAAATGAATTAGTCGCCAAAGTCCAACAACACTTGGCCTAA
- a CDS encoding SDR family oxidoreductase — protein MPASTQKEKLQPPQQQQPPGTESEMQPRPKAEDEQYRGSGKLKNKVALITGGDSGIGRAVAIAFAKEGADVAIVYLNEHGDATETKNLVEKQGRRALAIAGDITDETVCQNAIKQTLGEFGKLDILVNNAAEQHPQKSIEDITKEQLERTFRTNIFSMFYLIKAALKHLKQGSVIINTTSVTAYKGSPQLLDYSATKGAIVAFTRSLSQNLVEKKIRVNAVAPGPIWTPLIPSTFPEEKVETFGKQVPMQRPGQPEEVAPSYVFLASDDASYISGQVIHVNGGEVING, from the coding sequence ATGCCAGCATCAACACAAAAAGAAAAATTACAACCACCACAGCAGCAACAACCACCAGGTACTGAATCTGAGATGCAGCCAAGACCGAAAGCTGAAGATGAACAGTATCGCGGTAGTGGGAAATTAAAAAATAAAGTTGCATTAATTACAGGTGGAGATAGTGGTATTGGTCGGGCTGTAGCGATCGCATTTGCTAAAGAAGGTGCAGATGTAGCGATTGTTTACCTGAATGAACATGGGGATGCGACAGAAACAAAAAACTTGGTAGAAAAACAAGGTAGACGCGCCTTAGCTATAGCGGGTGACATTACCGATGAAACTGTTTGCCAAAACGCTATTAAACAAACATTAGGTGAATTTGGTAAACTAGATATTTTGGTAAATAACGCTGCTGAACAACACCCGCAAAAAAGCATTGAAGATATTACCAAAGAACAGTTAGAAAGAACTTTTCGCACGAATATTTTTTCAATGTTTTACCTGATAAAAGCAGCATTAAAACATTTGAAACAAGGCAGTGTCATTATCAACACTACCTCAGTAACTGCTTATAAAGGTAGTCCCCAACTATTAGATTACTCTGCTACCAAAGGTGCGATCGTTGCTTTTACTCGTTCGTTATCTCAAAATTTGGTCGAGAAGAAAATTCGAGTCAATGCAGTAGCACCCGGCCCCATTTGGACACCATTAATTCCCTCAACTTTTCCTGAAGAAAAGGTCGAGACTTTTGGTAAACAAGTCCCCATGCAAAGACCAGGACAACCAGAAGAAGTCGCACCCAGTTATGTATTTTTAGCTTCTGATGATGCTTCTTACATATCTGGTCAAGTCATTCATGTAAATGGCGGAGAAGTGATTAATGGTTAA
- a CDS encoding class I SAM-dependent methyltransferase, whose protein sequence is MTTKTLGLAENLYEYLLSVSVQEPEVLTQLRQETAQHPMGRMQIAPEQGQLMSLLVKLMGARKTLEIGVFTGYSTLVVALALPKTGKVVACDISEEFTAIAGRYWQQAGVAEKIDLHLAPALETLDSLLAGGEAETFDFAFIDADKSNYDGYYERSLQLVRPGGLIAIDNVLWSGRVAEPEVQDNRTKKIRAFNQKLHQDSRITLSLIPIADGLTLALKN, encoded by the coding sequence ATGACTACTAAAACATTGGGTTTAGCAGAAAATTTATATGAATATTTGCTATCTGTTTCTGTGCAGGAACCAGAAGTATTAACGCAATTACGCCAAGAAACCGCCCAACATCCAATGGGAAGAATGCAAATTGCACCAGAACAAGGGCAGTTGATGTCTTTGCTGGTAAAGTTAATGGGAGCGCGGAAAACTTTAGAAATTGGCGTGTTTACGGGCTATAGTACTTTGGTTGTGGCGTTAGCACTACCAAAAACAGGCAAAGTCGTAGCTTGTGATATTAGTGAAGAGTTTACCGCGATCGCTGGTCGTTATTGGCAACAAGCCGGAGTCGCCGAGAAAATAGACTTACATCTCGCCCCAGCACTGGAAACTTTGGATAGTTTATTAGCAGGTGGTGAAGCCGAAACCTTTGATTTTGCCTTCATCGACGCTGACAAAAGTAACTATGATGGTTACTATGAGCGATCGCTACAACTAGTCCGTCCGGGTGGATTAATTGCCATTGATAATGTTTTATGGTCGGGTAGAGTTGCAGAACCCGAAGTTCAAGACAATCGCACCAAAAAAATCCGCGCTTTCAATCAAAAACTCCACCAAGATTCCCGCATCACCCTTAGTTTAATTCCCATCGCCGACGGCTTGACCTTGGCACTTAAAAATTAA
- the mnmE gene encoding tRNA uridine-5-carboxymethylaminomethyl(34) synthesis GTPase MnmE: MPEIFATTGTIAAIATAVVPQQGSVSIVRVSGSQAMAIAQTLFHAPGKQVWESHRILYGYIRHPQTQKLVDEALLLVMKAPRSYTREDVVEFHCHGGIIAVQQVLQLCLENGARLAQPGEFTLRAFLNGRLDLTQAESIADLVGAKSPQAAQTALAGLQGKLAHPIRQLRANCLDILAEIEARIDFEEDLPPLDDKGIISAIEKIAAEITHLLTTRDKGELLRTGLKVAIVGRPNVGKSSLLNAWSRSDRAIVTDLPGTTRDVVESQLVVGGIPVQVLDTAGIRETADQVEKIGVERSRRAANAADLVLFTIDASTGWTEGDQEIYEQVQDRPLILVINKVDLVDETTSQLLQSKIQNPKSKILTAASQNRGIDDLETAILEKVQLGKLQAADMDLAINQRQAAALTQAKISLEQVQATIDQQLPLDFWTIDLRGAIQALGEITGEEVTESVLDRIFSRFCIGK; encoded by the coding sequence ATGCCCGAAATATTTGCCACCACTGGAACCATCGCCGCAATCGCTACTGCTGTTGTCCCCCAACAAGGTAGCGTTAGTATTGTGCGCGTCTCTGGTTCCCAAGCAATGGCTATTGCCCAAACATTATTTCACGCCCCAGGAAAGCAAGTTTGGGAAAGTCATCGCATTCTCTACGGTTACATTCGTCATCCCCAGACGCAAAAACTTGTAGATGAAGCTTTACTCCTAGTAATGAAAGCACCACGTTCCTACACCCGCGAAGATGTGGTGGAATTTCATTGTCATGGTGGAATTATTGCTGTCCAACAGGTTTTGCAATTATGTCTAGAAAATGGCGCAAGATTAGCACAGCCAGGAGAATTTACCTTACGGGCATTTTTAAATGGCAGACTCGATTTAACCCAAGCCGAAAGTATTGCGGATTTAGTCGGGGCGAAGTCTCCCCAAGCCGCCCAAACTGCCTTAGCTGGTTTACAAGGAAAATTAGCTCATCCCATCCGCCAGTTACGCGCCAACTGTTTGGATATTTTGGCAGAAATTGAAGCGCGAATTGATTTTGAGGAAGATTTACCCCCGTTGGATGATAAAGGCATCATATCAGCAATAGAAAAAATTGCCGCAGAAATTACTCATTTATTAACAACTAGAGATAAAGGGGAATTGTTGCGTACAGGGTTAAAAGTGGCAATTGTCGGTCGTCCGAATGTGGGGAAATCCAGCTTGTTGAATGCTTGGAGTCGGAGCGATCGCGCCATTGTCACCGATTTACCCGGCACAACCCGCGATGTGGTGGAATCGCAGTTAGTGGTGGGCGGCATTCCTGTACAAGTCCTAGATACAGCAGGTATTCGAGAAACCGCCGACCAAGTTGAAAAAATCGGCGTAGAGCGATCGCGGCGTGCTGCAAATGCAGCCGATTTGGTATTATTCACCATCGATGCGAGTACCGGTTGGACTGAAGGCGACCAAGAAATTTACGAACAAGTACAAGACCGTCCCCTAATTTTAGTCATTAATAAAGTTGATTTAGTTGATGAAACTACAAGCCAACTTCTACAATCTAAAATCCAAAATCCAAAATCCAAAATTCTCACCGCCGCCTCACAAAATCGCGGAATTGATGATTTAGAAACGGCGATTTTAGAAAAAGTTCAACTCGGTAAACTGCAAGCGGCTGATATGGATTTAGCAATTAATCAAAGACAAGCGGCGGCTTTAACCCAAGCTAAAATTTCTTTAGAACAAGTACAAGCCACAATTGATCAACAATTACCCCTCGACTTTTGGACAATTGATTTGCGTGGTGCAATTCAAGCATTAGGAGAAATTACTGGCGAAGAAGTTACCGAGTCGGTTTTAGATCGAATTTTTAGCCGCTTTTGTATTGGGAAATAA
- a CDS encoding SDR family oxidoreductase: MSNVENKVIAITGASSGIGEATAKLLAKHGAKVVLGARRTEKLEKIVAEIHTSGGQAEFKAVDVTSRQDVKAFIDFAVEKFGRIDVIYNNAGIMPLSRINDLKVDEWDNMINVNIRGVLNGIAAGLPIMEAQGSGQFINTASIAAHAVFPTAAVYCATKYAVWAISEGLRQESNNIRVTTISPGVVETELGSDITQESGKDALKAFRRISLQPDAIAQAVLYAVSQPDYVDINEVIVRPTASPV, translated from the coding sequence ATGTCTAACGTAGAAAATAAAGTTATTGCCATCACCGGTGCTAGTAGTGGGATTGGAGAAGCGACTGCTAAATTATTGGCAAAACACGGTGCAAAGGTTGTTTTAGGCGCAAGACGAACTGAAAAGCTAGAGAAAATTGTTGCAGAGATTCACACCTCTGGCGGTCAAGCAGAATTCAAAGCGGTAGATGTGACCAGTCGCCAAGATGTGAAAGCGTTTATTGACTTTGCTGTGGAAAAGTTCGGGCGGATTGATGTTATTTATAACAATGCGGGTATTATGCCTTTGTCGCGGATTAACGACTTGAAAGTTGACGAATGGGACAACATGATTAACGTCAATATCCGTGGTGTTTTGAATGGAATTGCAGCTGGTTTACCGATAATGGAAGCCCAAGGTAGTGGTCAGTTTATTAATACTGCTTCCATTGCTGCTCATGCGGTATTTCCTACGGCTGCGGTTTACTGCGCGACAAAATATGCTGTGTGGGCAATATCGGAAGGATTGCGCCAAGAATCAAACAATATCCGCGTCACGACAATTTCTCCTGGTGTAGTTGAAACTGAACTTGGTTCTGATATTACTCAAGAGTCAGGCAAAGATGCGTTAAAAGCATTCCGCAGAATTTCACTGCAACCAGATGCGATCGCTCAAGCTGTCTTGTATGCTGTGTCTCAACCAGATTATGTGGATATTAATGAAGTAATTGTCCGACCAACAGCCAGCCCTGTGTAA
- a CDS encoding AraC family transcriptional regulator, with protein sequence MSEEKWGMIMAMELLTQTPVIDECQQLAALIEKHTAAKGNGTHKTAISQMEFMREPSPNTAICAVYQPILAIVLQGKKKALLGEESYFYGEGQYLVVSVDLPINGFVVEATPDKPYLGFKLNLDPVQLCEIITQTKPNTTKKEHSVRGLFISNASASLLDCAIRLTKLLDTPQDIPILAPMMMREIYYRLLMGEQGEAVRQIATSGSNMQRIAEVIKLIKTEYTKPMRIEDLAEQASMSVSSFHHHFKKVTSMSPLQYQKHLRLLEARRLMLVENSAAMNAAYQVGYESPSQFSREYSRMFGAPPVKDVERLRSRIAGGKQ encoded by the coding sequence ATGAGTGAAGAGAAATGGGGAATGATTATGGCGATGGAACTGCTGACGCAAACTCCAGTTATCGATGAATGTCAACAACTCGCAGCATTAATAGAAAAGCACACCGCCGCGAAAGGAAACGGGACTCACAAAACAGCGATTTCTCAGATGGAATTTATGCGAGAGCCGTCACCAAATACAGCAATCTGCGCTGTTTATCAACCAATTTTAGCGATCGTGCTTCAAGGTAAAAAAAAGGCGCTGCTGGGTGAAGAAAGCTATTTTTATGGCGAAGGTCAATATCTGGTTGTCTCCGTTGATTTGCCTATTAATGGATTTGTTGTAGAAGCAACACCAGATAAACCCTATTTAGGATTCAAGCTGAATTTAGACCCAGTTCAACTCTGTGAAATTATTACCCAAACTAAACCAAATACCACTAAAAAAGAACACTCTGTCAGAGGCTTGTTCATCAGTAATGCTTCAGCATCTTTACTTGATTGCGCCATCAGACTCACAAAGCTTTTAGATACACCCCAAGATATTCCCATCCTCGCACCCATGATGATGCGAGAAATTTATTACAGGCTATTAATGGGTGAACAAGGAGAAGCTGTACGCCAAATAGCCACATCTGGTAGTAATATGCAGCGCATTGCTGAGGTAATTAAACTGATCAAAACTGAATATACCAAACCGATGCGAATCGAAGATTTAGCAGAACAGGCGAGTATGTCGGTTTCGTCTTTCCATCACCATTTCAAGAAAGTCACTTCCATGAGTCCACTGCAATATCAAAAGCATTTAAGACTCTTGGAAGCACGTCGTCTGATGCTTGTTGAAAACTCCGCCGCGATGAATGCGGCTTATCAAGTCGGTTATGAAAGCCCATCACAATTCAGCCGTGAATATTCTCGGATGTTCGGTGCGCCACCAGTGAAAGATGTGGAACGTTTACGTTCACGGATAGCAGGCGGGAAACAGTAG